Proteins encoded in a region of the Trichomycterus rosablanca isolate fTriRos1 chromosome 26, fTriRos1.hap1, whole genome shotgun sequence genome:
- the tnfsf10l4 gene encoding tumor necrosis factor (ligand) superfamily, member 10 like 4: MSLHTHSRSCYNQIEQNPNRTADTKLWTGYYLLLAVIVGAETLVMFALLHTFSCDLHTTRDSLHQELFPVECLYEGVNPADPAVVSCNQLIQELLNSAQKRLLLDVHNSLWSDLEEHNVTQIFRPAIQVGARPELNQYQYLQGTGEFQDDLLTLERLNWEALGGQSSQEGPMRLSPDAELMVPQNGIYFVYSQVQFETSGLGFDPQFTHCLIKRKVSHPEPTVLAKAAAGPPFDSGWSLFSGHQGALFKLERGDRLSLFVSNMGVVRFFPETTYFGAFRID; this comes from the exons atgagcttacacacacacagtcggaGCTGCTATAATCAGATCGAGCAGAACCCGAACAGAACCGCCGACACTAAACTATGGACTGGATATTATCTGCTGTTGGCAGTGATTGTGGGAGCGGAGACCCTGGTCATGTTCGCACTGCTCCACACGTTCAGCTGCGATCTGCACACG ACCCGGGACTCTCTGCACCAGGAGCTTTTTCCTGTCGAGTGTCTGTATGAGGGCGTAAATCCAGCAGATCCGGCAGTGGTGAGCTGCAACCAACTGATCCAGGAACTGCTGAACAGTGCTCAGAAG AGACTCTTGCTGGACGTCCACAACTCCCTGTGGAGCGATTTAGAAG AACACAACGTTACGCAGATATTCAGACCTGCAATACAGGTTGGTGCCAGGCCGGAGCTGAATCAGTACCAGTACCTGCAGGGAACAG GTGAGTTCCAGGACGACCTGCTCACACTGGAGCGTCTGAACTGGGAAGCCCTGGGTGGACAGAGCAGCCAGGAGGGCCCGATGCGCCTCAGTCCCGACGCAGAACTCATGGTGCCGCAGAACGGCATCTATTTCGTTTACTCTCAGGTTCAGTTCGAAACTTCAGGACTGGGATTTGACCCACAGTTCACGCACTGTCTGATCAAGAGGAAAGTGTCACACCCAGAGCCGACGGTTCTCGCCAAAGCCGCCGCAGGTCCGCCTTTCGACTCAGGTTGGAGCCTGTTCTCCGGCCACCAGGGGGCGCTGTTTAAACTGGAGAGGGGCGATAGGCTGTCACTCTTCGTGAGTAATATGGGCGTTGTGCGCTTCTTCCCAGAGACCACATACTTTGGGGCATTTAGGATAGACTGA